Proteins co-encoded in one Candidatus Methylomirabilota bacterium genomic window:
- a CDS encoding UbiD family decarboxylase, with protein MEEMGAGVEAGRRREPRRADGAGPRDLREWIARVEAIGQLTRITEEVSRDEEMGAITYLAHQQIGAPALLFENIKGSPRGFRSLWNPIGSSVDRFALAIGEPTGLPVMELIRACRTKFGEPIPPVVVEGEGAVANENHMRDDKVDVRVFPAARHWPRDGGEYIGTCDAIITRDPDGGWLNVGTYRQMVQGKNQVGLYLSPGKDARLHIERYWGRNEPCEVVACWGIEPAMFIAGGVTFPKTVSELDYIGGLLGRPVELVKGTATSLLYPARAEIVMEGVIPPGSQKLEGPFGEFTGYYGRPEDLAFLVDVKAVHYRDNPILTHALMADYPANECALLYSIARSARIWNDLDKLGVPGIKGVYAHPAAAGGFAMTVVSLEQRYAGHAAQALAIAAQCPGGAYFSKWIIAVDEDVDPSNTNQVIWAMSTRCNPIEDIDILRSTWSTWLDPSQNPPEERPYGSKALVNACMEHRHIKQFSKRTKLRRSVYESVAAKWSRLGLPGEPPKLWALEE; from the coding sequence ATGGAAGAGATGGGGGCGGGCGTCGAGGCGGGTCGGAGGCGGGAGCCGCGCCGGGCGGACGGCGCGGGGCCGCGCGACCTGCGCGAGTGGATCGCCCGGGTCGAGGCGATCGGCCAGCTCACGCGGATCACCGAGGAGGTGAGCCGCGACGAGGAGATGGGGGCGATCACCTATCTCGCCCACCAGCAGATCGGCGCGCCCGCGCTCCTCTTCGAGAACATCAAGGGGTCGCCCCGTGGCTTCCGCTCCCTCTGGAACCCGATCGGCTCGAGCGTGGACCGCTTCGCCCTCGCGATCGGCGAGCCCACGGGGCTCCCGGTCATGGAGCTGATCCGCGCTTGCCGGACGAAGTTCGGCGAGCCGATCCCGCCCGTCGTCGTCGAGGGCGAGGGCGCCGTCGCCAACGAGAACCACATGCGCGACGACAAGGTGGACGTGCGCGTGTTCCCGGCCGCGCGGCACTGGCCGCGGGACGGCGGCGAGTACATCGGGACCTGCGACGCCATCATCACGCGCGACCCCGACGGCGGCTGGCTCAACGTCGGGACGTACCGCCAGATGGTGCAGGGAAAGAACCAGGTCGGCCTCTATCTCTCACCGGGGAAGGACGCGCGGCTACATATAGAGCGCTACTGGGGGCGGAATGAGCCGTGCGAGGTCGTGGCGTGCTGGGGCATCGAGCCCGCGATGTTCATCGCGGGCGGCGTGACCTTTCCCAAGACGGTCTCGGAGCTCGATTACATCGGCGGCCTGCTCGGCCGGCCGGTCGAGCTGGTGAAGGGCACGGCGACGAGCCTCCTCTATCCCGCGCGCGCGGAGATCGTCATGGAGGGCGTCATTCCGCCGGGCTCCCAGAAGCTCGAGGGCCCGTTCGGCGAGTTCACGGGCTACTACGGGCGGCCCGAGGATCTGGCGTTCCTCGTGGACGTCAAGGCGGTGCACTACCGCGACAACCCGATCCTCACGCACGCGCTCATGGCCGATTACCCGGCGAACGAGTGCGCGCTCCTGTACTCGATCGCACGCTCGGCGCGGATCTGGAACGACCTCGACAAGCTCGGCGTGCCCGGCATCAAGGGCGTCTACGCCCACCCCGCCGCGGCGGGCGGCTTCGCGATGACCGTGGTCTCGCTCGAGCAGCGCTACGCCGGCCACGCGGCGCAGGCGCTCGCCATCGCCGCGCAGTGCCCCGGCGGCGCGTACTTCTCGAAGTGGATCATCGCGGTGGACGAGGACGTGGATCCGTCGAACACCAACCAGGTGATCTGGGCGATGTCCACGCGCTGCAACCCGATCGAGGACATCGACATCCTGCGATCGACGTGGTCCACCTGGCTCGACCCCAGCCAGAACCCGCCCGAGGAGCGCCCCTACGGGTCCAAAGCGCTCGTCAACGCGTGCATGGAGCACCGCCACATCAAGCAGTTCTCGAAGCGGACGAAGCTCCGCCGGTCCGTCTACGAGTCCGTCGCCGCCAAGTGGTCGCGCCTCGGCCTCCCCGGCGAGCCGCCGAAGCTCTGGGCCCTGGAGGAGTGA
- a CDS encoding thiamine pyrophosphate-requiring protein, with protein MTKKASIESTAEAYLELLAARGVEYFFGNAGTDFAPIIEAYARRGALGQLLPRPITVPHEAPAVAMAHGYAMITGRPQAVMVHVIVGTANGLGGVINAARGGVPMLFTAGRNPITEFGFRGSRERQIHWAQESFDQGAMVREFVKWDYELRNFPQLETVVDRALAITQAEPQGPVYLTLPREVLAERHDSVEYSDVSRAPRPSDVVAAPDAIEEAARILAAAKNPVVITKALGRDPGAVQALVRLAEVAALPVVENFHTHLCFPQDHPLHAGFDSTPHLDEADAIVVIEADAPWFPQLKSPRPDAKLIQIGVDPLFTRFPIRGFGADVALAGTVRLTLGALADALAARVDRRLVGERRKRWEAEHARRRQAWAAAARRVQNDRPIDMAWLSRCVGDVVDERTIVVNEYDLDPTQACFSKPGSYFNGPASSALGWGLGAALGVKLAAPDKTVICTVGDGAYIFGAPTAAHFVARAYDIPVLFIVFNNRAWNAVKRAVHGLAPDGWTKKTGSIPLSDLEPAPDYELVCRASGGHAERVEDPAELPGALARALRAVREEKRQALLNVICKKP; from the coding sequence ATGACCAAGAAGGCGAGCATCGAGAGCACCGCCGAGGCCTATCTGGAGCTGCTCGCGGCCCGGGGCGTCGAGTACTTCTTCGGGAACGCGGGGACCGACTTCGCGCCGATCATCGAGGCGTACGCCCGCCGCGGCGCGCTCGGCCAGCTCCTGCCGCGCCCGATCACCGTCCCGCACGAGGCCCCCGCCGTCGCCATGGCCCACGGCTACGCGATGATCACCGGCCGGCCGCAGGCCGTGATGGTCCACGTCATCGTCGGCACCGCCAACGGCCTCGGCGGCGTCATCAACGCCGCGCGCGGCGGGGTCCCGATGCTCTTCACCGCGGGCCGCAACCCGATCACCGAGTTCGGCTTCCGCGGCAGCCGCGAGCGCCAGATCCACTGGGCGCAGGAGTCGTTCGACCAGGGGGCGATGGTCCGGGAGTTCGTCAAGTGGGACTACGAGCTCAGGAACTTCCCCCAGCTCGAGACCGTCGTGGACCGCGCCCTGGCGATCACCCAGGCCGAGCCCCAGGGGCCCGTGTACCTCACGCTGCCGCGCGAGGTGCTGGCCGAGCGCCACGACAGCGTCGAGTATTCCGACGTCTCGCGCGCGCCGCGCCCGAGCGACGTGGTCGCGGCCCCCGACGCGATCGAGGAGGCCGCGCGCATCCTCGCCGCGGCGAAGAACCCCGTCGTGATCACGAAGGCGCTCGGGCGCGACCCGGGCGCCGTCCAGGCGTTGGTGAGGCTCGCGGAGGTCGCGGCGCTCCCCGTCGTCGAGAACTTCCACACGCACCTCTGCTTCCCCCAGGACCACCCGCTCCACGCGGGGTTCGACTCGACGCCCCACCTCGACGAGGCCGACGCGATCGTCGTCATCGAGGCCGACGCCCCCTGGTTCCCCCAGCTCAAGAGCCCCCGGCCCGACGCCAAGCTCATCCAGATCGGCGTGGACCCGCTCTTCACGCGCTTCCCGATCCGCGGCTTCGGCGCCGACGTGGCGCTCGCCGGGACCGTGCGGCTCACGCTCGGAGCACTCGCCGACGCCCTCGCCGCGCGGGTGGACAGGCGCCTGGTGGGCGAGCGGCGGAAGCGCTGGGAGGCGGAGCACGCGCGCCGCCGGCAGGCGTGGGCCGCCGCCGCGCGGCGCGTGCAGAACGACCGCCCGATCGACATGGCCTGGCTCTCCCGGTGCGTGGGCGACGTCGTGGACGAGCGGACGATCGTGGTCAACGAGTACGACCTGGATCCGACGCAGGCGTGCTTCAGCAAGCCCGGAAGCTATTTCAACGGGCCGGCGTCGAGCGCGCTCGGCTGGGGCCTCGGCGCCGCGCTCGGGGTGAAGCTCGCGGCGCCGGACAAGACCGTCATCTGCACGGTCGGCGACGGCGCCTACATCTTCGGCGCGCCGACGGCCGCACACTTCGTCGCGCGCGCCTACGACATCCCCGTCCTCTTCATCGTGTTCAACAACCGCGCCTGGAACGCGGTCAAGCGCGCCGTCCACGGCCTGGCGCCCGACGGCTGGACGAAGAAGACGGGCTCGATACCGCTCTCCGATCTCGAGCCTGCGCCCGACTACGAGCTGGTCTGCCGCGCCTCCGGCGGCCACGCCGAGCGGGTGGAGGATCCCGCCGAGCTTCCGGGCGCGCTCGCCCGCGCGCTCCGAGCCGTCCGCGAGGAGAAGCGCCAGGCGCTCCTGAACGTGATTTGCAAGAAGCCGTGA
- the mutT gene encoding 8-oxo-dGTP diphosphatase MutT translates to MPPVVEVAAALIRDEAGRYLITRRRRSSHLEGLWEFPGGKIETGESPETALRRELTEELAATFSVGEKVDTVRWEYPDRTVVLHFYRCALESGAIEPRESQAMAWVAPERLREFSFPPADRELIARLARRPG, encoded by the coding sequence ATGCCCCCGGTCGTCGAGGTGGCCGCCGCGCTCATCCGTGACGAGGCCGGGCGCTACCTGATCACCCGGCGCCGCCGCAGCTCGCACCTCGAGGGGCTGTGGGAATTCCCCGGCGGCAAAATCGAGACCGGCGAGTCGCCCGAGACGGCTCTCCGGCGCGAGCTGACGGAGGAGCTCGCGGCAACGTTCAGCGTGGGCGAGAAGGTGGACACGGTGAGGTGGGAATACCCCGACCGGACCGTCGTGCTCCACTTCTACCGCTGCGCGCTCGAGTCGGGCGCGATCGAGCCCCGCGAGTCCCAGGCCATGGCGTGGGTCGCGCCCGAGCGTCTCCGGGAGTTCAGCTTCCCGCCGGCCGACCGCGAGCTGATCGCGAGGCTCGCCCGGCGCCCCGGCTAG
- a CDS encoding amidohydrolase family protein, with amino-acid sequence MKIDVFPHILPRRYFDRMLETAPPGMALQKRMSGIPVLVDVEQRFRIMDRYEGYVQVLTLANPPLEVVGGPGVSPDLARLANDEMAALVEKHPDRFPGFVASLPMNNPEAAVREIDRAIGDLHATGIQIFTNVAGRPLDLPDYRPVFDRMAERGLPVWMHPARPATVADYAGEARSKYDMWWAFGWPYETSVAMGRLVFSGIFDRHPDLKIITHHMGAMIPFCAGRVGGGLDQLGSRSDDPDDTAALGRLRKRPIDYFKMFYGDTALFGAWHAMESGLAFFGADHILFGTDMPFDPEKGPGFIRETIAAMERMRATPEEKAKIYEGNAARMLRLRLK; translated from the coding sequence ATGAAGATCGACGTCTTCCCCCACATCCTGCCTCGCCGGTATTTCGACCGGATGCTCGAGACGGCGCCGCCGGGCATGGCGCTGCAGAAGCGGATGTCGGGCATCCCGGTCCTGGTGGACGTCGAGCAGCGGTTCAGGATCATGGACCGCTACGAGGGGTACGTGCAGGTGCTGACGCTCGCGAACCCGCCGCTCGAGGTCGTGGGCGGTCCCGGCGTGAGCCCGGACCTCGCGCGCCTCGCCAACGACGAGATGGCCGCGCTCGTCGAGAAGCATCCCGACCGCTTCCCCGGCTTCGTCGCGTCGTTGCCGATGAACAACCCCGAGGCCGCCGTGCGCGAGATCGACCGCGCGATCGGCGACCTCCACGCGACGGGCATCCAGATCTTCACGAACGTGGCCGGGCGGCCGCTCGACCTGCCGGACTACCGGCCCGTCTTCGACCGGATGGCCGAGCGCGGCCTGCCCGTCTGGATGCATCCCGCGCGGCCGGCGACGGTGGCCGACTACGCGGGCGAGGCGCGGTCGAAATACGACATGTGGTGGGCCTTCGGCTGGCCGTACGAGACGTCCGTGGCGATGGGCCGGCTGGTCTTCTCCGGGATCTTCGACCGCCATCCCGATCTGAAGATCATCACCCATCACATGGGCGCCATGATCCCGTTCTGCGCGGGCCGCGTGGGCGGCGGCCTCGACCAGCTCGGGAGCCGGAGCGACGACCCCGACGACACCGCGGCGCTCGGGCGGCTCAGGAAGCGCCCCATCGACTACTTCAAGATGTTCTACGGCGACACGGCGCTCTTCGGCGCCTGGCACGCGATGGAGTCGGGCCTCGCCTTCTTCGGGGCCGACCACATCCTCTTCGGCACCGACATGCCGTTCGACCCCGAGAAGGGGCCGGGGTTCATCCGCGAGACGATCGCGGCGATGGAGCGGATGCGCGCCACGCCGGAGGAAAAGGCCAAGATCTACGAGGGAAACGCGGCTAGAATGCTGAGACTCAGGTTGAAGTGA
- a CDS encoding ABC transporter substrate-binding protein, which produces MRRAAAALFLVVLAPWPVLADETVRIGDLPAISNAGIYVAIEQGFFKEKGIVVESERFASGAKMIAPLATGQLDVAIGTPSAALYNSIASGMDFRIVADKGQQRLGYSFVPLVVRKDLWESGRVRSVKDLKGLKVASGAKGINLDYFLAKTLEHAGLAFDSIDMTYLAYPDVLRALAAKAVDAAIAPEPWGVRAEEQKVGVRAFLTEQVPAIATFQVAVVMYSGRFIKERPKVARDFLQAYVRGVKWYGERGLRDAEVAAILAKHTQVPPETIKATIPFYIDPAARPRAQDIATFQDWFHQMGWVKEKAAMERVVDLSFLE; this is translated from the coding sequence ATGCGACGCGCCGCCGCCGCGCTCTTCCTCGTAGTGCTGGCACCCTGGCCCGTGCTCGCCGACGAGACGGTGAGGATCGGCGATCTCCCGGCGATCTCGAACGCCGGCATCTACGTCGCGATCGAGCAGGGGTTCTTCAAGGAGAAGGGGATCGTCGTCGAGAGCGAGCGCTTCGCCTCCGGCGCCAAGATGATCGCCCCGCTCGCGACCGGCCAGCTCGACGTCGCGATCGGCACGCCCTCCGCCGCCCTCTACAACTCGATCGCGTCGGGCATGGACTTCCGGATCGTCGCCGACAAGGGCCAGCAGCGGCTCGGGTACAGTTTCGTGCCGCTCGTCGTCCGGAAGGACCTGTGGGAGTCGGGCCGGGTCAGGTCGGTGAAGGACCTCAAGGGCCTGAAGGTCGCGAGCGGCGCCAAGGGCATCAACCTCGACTACTTCCTCGCGAAGACGCTCGAGCACGCCGGGCTCGCCTTCGACTCGATCGACATGACGTACCTCGCGTATCCCGACGTCCTGCGGGCGCTGGCCGCCAAGGCCGTGGACGCCGCGATCGCGCCCGAGCCGTGGGGCGTGCGCGCGGAGGAGCAGAAGGTCGGCGTGCGCGCGTTCCTCACCGAGCAGGTTCCGGCCATCGCGACCTTCCAGGTGGCCGTCGTCATGTACTCGGGCCGGTTCATCAAGGAGCGGCCCAAGGTCGCCCGCGATTTCCTCCAGGCCTACGTCCGCGGTGTCAAGTGGTACGGTGAGCGCGGCCTCAGGGACGCCGAGGTCGCGGCGATCCTCGCGAAGCACACGCAGGTGCCGCCCGAGACGATCAAGGCGACCATTCCCTTCTACATCGACCCGGCCGCCCGCCCGCGCGCGCAGGACATCGCGACCTTCCAGGACTGGTTCCACCAGATGGGGTGGGTGAAGGAGAAGGCGGCGATGGAGCGCGTCGTCGACCTGTCGTTCCTCGAGTGA
- a CDS encoding amidohydrolase family protein, whose protein sequence is MTVIDADGHVTESYDQIAKYLDEPYRRRPLTFPLYTADGWDRRLIDKFHDWAGNADQWLRALDKGGMELAVLYPTLGLFMSFLKDREWAVRLCRAYNTLMHEEFIKVSPRLKAVALLPVQDPAAAARELRRAVRELGHSGAMLAADGTHVLGDERFTPIFEEAQRLDVMLGVHASGSHLGGAGVDMFPRFIQAHTCSHPFGQMRQLTSIVFEGILERFPDVRIAFLEAGAGWAPYWMERMDDEYAKRGDVEAPVLKKKPSEYVRSGKIYFSCEADEWLLPQALKLVGENQIVYASDFPHWDHSFPGSIDEIRDRGDLTDAQKKKVLAENCRALYKL, encoded by the coding sequence ATGACGGTCATCGACGCCGACGGCCACGTGACCGAGTCGTACGACCAGATCGCGAAGTACCTGGACGAACCGTATCGCCGGCGCCCGCTCACCTTTCCCCTCTACACCGCGGACGGCTGGGACCGGCGGCTGATCGACAAGTTCCACGACTGGGCGGGCAACGCCGACCAGTGGCTTCGAGCGCTCGACAAGGGCGGCATGGAGCTGGCGGTGCTCTACCCGACGCTCGGCCTCTTCATGTCGTTTCTCAAGGACCGCGAGTGGGCCGTGCGGCTCTGCCGCGCCTACAACACGCTCATGCACGAGGAGTTCATCAAGGTGAGCCCGCGCCTGAAGGCGGTCGCGCTCCTGCCGGTCCAGGATCCCGCGGCGGCGGCCCGGGAGCTGAGGCGCGCGGTCCGCGAGCTGGGCCACAGCGGCGCGATGCTCGCCGCCGACGGCACGCACGTCCTCGGCGACGAGCGCTTCACGCCGATCTTCGAGGAGGCGCAGCGGCTCGACGTGATGCTCGGCGTCCACGCCTCGGGCTCGCACCTCGGCGGCGCCGGCGTGGACATGTTCCCGCGCTTCATCCAGGCGCACACGTGCTCCCACCCGTTCGGCCAGATGCGCCAGCTCACCTCGATCGTCTTCGAGGGGATCCTCGAGCGCTTCCCTGACGTCCGCATCGCGTTCCTCGAGGCGGGCGCGGGGTGGGCGCCCTACTGGATGGAGCGGATGGACGACGAGTACGCCAAGCGCGGCGACGTCGAGGCGCCGGTGCTCAAGAAAAAGCCGAGCGAGTACGTGCGGTCGGGCAAGATCTACTTCTCCTGCGAGGCGGACGAGTGGCTCCTGCCGCAGGCGCTGAAGCTCGTCGGCGAGAACCAGATCGTCTACGCCTCCGACTTCCCTCACTGGGACCACAGCTTCCCGGGCTCGATCGACGAGATCCGCGACCGCGGCGACCTCACCGACGCGCAGAAGAAGAAAGTGCTCGCCGAGAACTGCCGCGCGCTCTACAAGCTCTGA
- a CDS encoding aspartate/glutamate racemase family protein, translating to MASGRVGGGFNQYGFTVGILMLDTRFPRIPGDMGNAATFPFPVRYHRVPGADPDLVVRRGAAGLMPAFVEGAKRLESEGVGAITTNCGFLVKFQRELAAAVKVPVFTSALLLVPLVHRMLPPGRRVGIMTVNATTLGPEHLEGAGIGRDIPLAVAGMETEKEFTRVLLGDELVLDVDLAREEHVRVARRLVAEHPDIGALVLECTNMPPYAADIQRETGRPVFDVVSLVTLVHGALAAAIGPRPAAP from the coding sequence ATGGCGTCCGGGCGCGTGGGCGGCGGCTTCAACCAGTACGGCTTCACCGTCGGCATCCTCATGCTCGACACGCGCTTCCCCCGCATCCCCGGCGACATGGGCAACGCGGCGACCTTCCCGTTCCCCGTGCGGTACCACCGGGTGCCCGGCGCCGATCCCGATCTGGTCGTCCGCCGGGGCGCCGCGGGGCTGATGCCCGCCTTCGTCGAGGGAGCGAAGCGGCTCGAGAGCGAGGGCGTCGGCGCGATCACGACCAACTGCGGGTTCCTCGTCAAGTTCCAGCGAGAGCTGGCCGCCGCGGTCAAGGTCCCGGTCTTCACCTCGGCGCTGCTGCTCGTGCCCCTGGTCCACCGCATGCTCCCGCCGGGCCGGCGCGTCGGCATCATGACCGTCAACGCGACGACGCTCGGGCCGGAGCACCTCGAGGGCGCCGGGATCGGGCGCGACATCCCGCTCGCGGTCGCGGGGATGGAGACGGAGAAGGAGTTCACGCGGGTGCTCCTCGGCGACGAGCTCGTGCTCGACGTGGACCTGGCGCGCGAGGAGCACGTCCGCGTCGCGCGGCGGCTCGTGGCCGAGCACCCCGACATCGGCGCGCTCGTGCTCGAGTGCACCAACATGCCGCCCTACGCGGCCGACATCCAGCGCGAGACGGGCCGGCCGGTCTTCGACGTCGTCTCGCTCGTCACGCTGGTCCACGGCGCGCTCGCCGCCGCCATCGGGCCCCGGCCGGCCGCGCCCTAG